In Arachis hypogaea cultivar Tifrunner chromosome 17, arahy.Tifrunner.gnm2.J5K5, whole genome shotgun sequence, a single window of DNA contains:
- the LOC112766095 gene encoding uncharacterized protein isoform X3, with translation MVSRVHKRTGFHRNLQHLRSITKSHALFKTSVILDASEYIRSLKKKLQESDELAVCSSSVQNFIDHGPMPMLKVEAQEDGFMIRVLSQRNCKGLLVFILEAFEELGLQVLQARVSCVDAFSLEAMGIKVLGFRLVSIGRSQEKRHKMMLGNSLEITELKEQLKSKEIVLTELKEELSVSKEKLKLVKEDHERAVESLGKKVNELSTMSDQIIEVTAKLKHMESNHEAEILDAFAEGFERAVIQAKFLHPEEDFTALDPSKVVRDGQLVDDEEVVEEEGNNNLAD, from the exons ATGGTTTCGAGGGTTCACAAGAGAACAGGTTTTCATAGGAACCTTCAACATCTTCGCTCAATCACTAAATCCCATGCG ctaTTTAAAACATCAGTGATATTGGATGCATCAGAGTATATACGGAGTCTAAAGAAAAAGCTACAAGAATCGGATGAGCTAGCAGTTTGTTCTTCTTCAGTCCAAAATTTCATTGACCATGGTCCCATGCCTATG CTTAAAGTTGAAGCACAAGAGGATGGGTTCATGATAAGGGTGCTGAGTCAAAGGAATTGCAAAGGGTTGTTGGTTTTCATATTGGAAGCGTTTGAAGAGCTTGGCCTTCAAGTGCTCCAGGCTAGGGTTTCTTGTGTAGATGCCTTTTCTTTAGAAGCAATGGGAATCAAG GTTCTAGGTTTTCGACTAGTTAGCATCGGGCGAAGTCAGGAAAAAAGGCATAAGATGATGCTGGGTAATAGTTTAGAGATAACTGAGCTGAAGGAGCAATTGAAGTCAAAGGAAATTGTTCTTACCGAGCTTAAAGAGGAGCTGTCAGTGTCAAAAGAAAAGCTGAAACTTGTGAAAGAGGATCATGAAAGGGCAGTAGAGTCTCTGGGAAAAAAGGTAAATGAACTGTCTACAATGAGCGACCAGATTATTGAGGTTACAGCAAAATTGAAACATATGGAGTCTAATCATGAAGCTGAGATCCTTGATGCTTTTGCCGAGGGTTTTGAACGTGCCGTTATTCAAGCGAAGTTCTTACATCCTGAAGAGGATTTTACCGCTTTGGATCCGAGCAAGGTGGTTCGGGATGGTCAGTTGGTTGATGATGAAGAAGTTGTGGAGGAAGAGGGTAATAATAATTTAGCCGATTAA
- the LOC112766095 gene encoding uncharacterized protein isoform X4 yields the protein MRARFKMKNFEGSSSNAEKVEGEVEVNQPAQKKKGIVFKKRKSEVINLEEGEKAVPLSELSNFTVKQEKLHSFEEEGDGSSVWDKKFPFNVLADEIVQSAPDVARIEEVGDVGIDQFMQVLGFRLVSIGRSQEKRHKMMLGNSLEITELKEQLKSKEIVLTELKEELSVSKEKLKLVKEDHERAVESLGKKVNELSTMSDQIIEVTAKLKHMESNHEAEILDAFAEGFERAVIQAKFLHPEEDFTALDPSKVVRDGQLVDDEEVVEEEGNNNLAD from the exons ATGAGGGCCCggtttaaaatgaaaaattttgaaggGTCTTCTTCAAACGCCGAGAAGGTAGAGGGTGAGGTTGAGGTTAACCAACCGGCACAGAAGAAAAAGGGTATTGTTTttaagaagagaaaatctgaggTGATTAATCTGGAGGAAGGGGAAAAAGCGGTACCGTTGAGTGAGTTATCGAATTTTACTGTTAAACAAGAAAAGCTGCATTCTTTCGAAGAAGAGGGTGATGGCTCGTCTGTGTGGGATAAAAAGTTCCCTTTCAATGTCTTGGCGGATGAGATTGTTCAATCTGCTCCCGACGTTGCTCGCATTGAGGAAGTTGGGGATGTTGGGATAGATCAATTCATGCAG GTTCTAGGTTTTCGACTAGTTAGCATCGGGCGAAGTCAGGAAAAAAGGCATAAGATGATGCTGGGTAATAGTTTAGAGATAACTGAGCTGAAGGAGCAATTGAAGTCAAAGGAAATTGTTCTTACCGAGCTTAAAGAGGAGCTGTCAGTGTCAAAAGAAAAGCTGAAACTTGTGAAAGAGGATCATGAAAGGGCAGTAGAGTCTCTGGGAAAAAAGGTAAATGAACTGTCTACAATGAGCGACCAGATTATTGAGGTTACAGCAAAATTGAAACATATGGAGTCTAATCATGAAGCTGAGATCCTTGATGCTTTTGCCGAGGGTTTTGAACGTGCCGTTATTCAAGCGAAGTTCTTACATCCTGAAGAGGATTTTACCGCTTTGGATCCGAGCAAGGTGGTTCGGGATGGTCAGTTGGTTGATGATGAAGAAGTTGTGGAGGAAGAGGGTAATAATAATTTAGCCGATTAA
- the LOC112766095 gene encoding uncharacterized protein isoform X1 — MSDKKVKAFPKVEDDDLYEWVDDDVKIRASLFFDRESFEGLNMSKMVRPGFHIELLPCNRTDRIFHRSKGFENFYMYSCVLEELSVKLPFTKFECNLLTQMNCAPSQVHPNGWAFIKCFQILMEFLEIKPDLELFFSLFQAKGVWKGLWINLNSTPGFSVFKLYKSSFKDFKGMFFKVKPVDEEFPFYLDEHLGEKFPLYWCCQPNHILGPELITPRNECIISFLMEMVDRGGLVSVSDLLPWEEDKASVVQYLGGRFPGVSASSMRARFKMKNFEGSSSNAEKVEGEVEVNQPAQKKKGIVFKKRKSEVINLEEGEKAVPLSELSNFTVKQEKLHSFEEEGDGSSVWDKKFPFNVLADEIVQSAPDVARIEEVGDVGIDQFMQVLGFRLVSIGRSQEKRHKMMLGNSLEITELKEQLKSKEIVLTELKEELSVSKEKLKLVKEDHERAVESLGKKVNELSTMSDQIIEVTAKLKHMESNHEAEILDAFAEGFERAVIQAKFLHPEEDFTALDPSKVVRDGQLVDDEEVVEEEGNNNLAD; from the exons ATGAGTGACAAAAAGGTGAAAGCTTTTCCTAAAGTAGAGGATGATGATTTGTATGAATGGGTAGATGATGATGTGAAGATAAGGGCTTCTCTGTTCTTTGACAGAGAGAGTTTCGAGGGTCTGAATATGTCTAAGATGGTCAGACCTGGTTTTCATATTGAGTTGTTGCCATGCAACCGTACGGATCGAATTTTTCATAGAAGTAAAGGTTTTGAAAACTTTTATATGTATAGCTGTGTGCTTGAGGAATTATCTGTAAAACTTCCTTTTACTAAGTTTGAATGCAATTTGTTAACCCAAATGAATTGCGCACCTTCTCAAGTTCATCCTAACGGATGGGCGTTCATTAAATGTTTTCAAATCCTAATGGAGTTTTTGGAGATTAAACCTGATTTGGAACTTTTTTTCTCCCTGTTTCAAGCAAAGGGTGTATGGAAAGGTCTCTGGATTAACTTGAATAGTACTCCTGGATTTTCTGTTTTCAAACTATATAAATCTTCTTTCAAAGATTTTAAGGGAATGTTCTTCAAGGTAAAGCCAGTAGATGAAGAATTTCCATTCTATTTAGATGAACATCTTGGGGAGAAGTTTCCCCTGTACTGGTGTTGTCAACCCAATCATATCCTAGGGCCTGAACTAATAACACCTCGGAATGAATGTATTATAAGTTTTTTGATGGAAATGGTTGACCGAGGTGGTTTAGTATCGGTGTCGGATTTGCTTCCTTGGGAAGAGGATAAAGCATCTGTTGTGCAATACCTTG GCGGGAGGTTTCCTGGAGTTTCGGCTTCGAGCATGAGGGCCCggtttaaaatgaaaaattttgaaggGTCTTCTTCAAACGCCGAGAAGGTAGAGGGTGAGGTTGAGGTTAACCAACCGGCACAGAAGAAAAAGGGTATTGTTTttaagaagagaaaatctgaggTGATTAATCTGGAGGAAGGGGAAAAAGCGGTACCGTTGAGTGAGTTATCGAATTTTACTGTTAAACAAGAAAAGCTGCATTCTTTCGAAGAAGAGGGTGATGGCTCGTCTGTGTGGGATAAAAAGTTCCCTTTCAATGTCTTGGCGGATGAGATTGTTCAATCTGCTCCCGACGTTGCTCGCATTGAGGAAGTTGGGGATGTTGGGATAGATCAATTCATGCAG GTTCTAGGTTTTCGACTAGTTAGCATCGGGCGAAGTCAGGAAAAAAGGCATAAGATGATGCTGGGTAATAGTTTAGAGATAACTGAGCTGAAGGAGCAATTGAAGTCAAAGGAAATTGTTCTTACCGAGCTTAAAGAGGAGCTGTCAGTGTCAAAAGAAAAGCTGAAACTTGTGAAAGAGGATCATGAAAGGGCAGTAGAGTCTCTGGGAAAAAAGGTAAATGAACTGTCTACAATGAGCGACCAGATTATTGAGGTTACAGCAAAATTGAAACATATGGAGTCTAATCATGAAGCTGAGATCCTTGATGCTTTTGCCGAGGGTTTTGAACGTGCCGTTATTCAAGCGAAGTTCTTACATCCTGAAGAGGATTTTACCGCTTTGGATCCGAGCAAGGTGGTTCGGGATGGTCAGTTGGTTGATGATGAAGAAGTTGTGGAGGAAGAGGGTAATAATAATTTAGCCGATTAA
- the LOC112766095 gene encoding uncharacterized protein isoform X2, producing MSRRGGRFPGVSASSMRARFKMKNFEGSSSNAEKVEGEVEVNQPAQKKKGIVFKKRKSEVINLEEGEKAVPLSELSNFTVKQEKLHSFEEEGDGSSVWDKKFPFNVLADEIVQSAPDVARIEEVGDVGIDQFMQVLGFRLVSIGRSQEKRHKMMLGNSLEITELKEQLKSKEIVLTELKEELSVSKEKLKLVKEDHERAVESLGKKVNELSTMSDQIIEVTAKLKHMESNHEAEILDAFAEGFERAVIQAKFLHPEEDFTALDPSKVVRDGQLVDDEEVVEEEGNNNLAD from the exons ATGAGTAGAAGAG GCGGGAGGTTTCCTGGAGTTTCGGCTTCGAGCATGAGGGCCCggtttaaaatgaaaaattttgaaggGTCTTCTTCAAACGCCGAGAAGGTAGAGGGTGAGGTTGAGGTTAACCAACCGGCACAGAAGAAAAAGGGTATTGTTTttaagaagagaaaatctgaggTGATTAATCTGGAGGAAGGGGAAAAAGCGGTACCGTTGAGTGAGTTATCGAATTTTACTGTTAAACAAGAAAAGCTGCATTCTTTCGAAGAAGAGGGTGATGGCTCGTCTGTGTGGGATAAAAAGTTCCCTTTCAATGTCTTGGCGGATGAGATTGTTCAATCTGCTCCCGACGTTGCTCGCATTGAGGAAGTTGGGGATGTTGGGATAGATCAATTCATGCAG GTTCTAGGTTTTCGACTAGTTAGCATCGGGCGAAGTCAGGAAAAAAGGCATAAGATGATGCTGGGTAATAGTTTAGAGATAACTGAGCTGAAGGAGCAATTGAAGTCAAAGGAAATTGTTCTTACCGAGCTTAAAGAGGAGCTGTCAGTGTCAAAAGAAAAGCTGAAACTTGTGAAAGAGGATCATGAAAGGGCAGTAGAGTCTCTGGGAAAAAAGGTAAATGAACTGTCTACAATGAGCGACCAGATTATTGAGGTTACAGCAAAATTGAAACATATGGAGTCTAATCATGAAGCTGAGATCCTTGATGCTTTTGCCGAGGGTTTTGAACGTGCCGTTATTCAAGCGAAGTTCTTACATCCTGAAGAGGATTTTACCGCTTTGGATCCGAGCAAGGTGGTTCGGGATGGTCAGTTGGTTGATGATGAAGAAGTTGTGGAGGAAGAGGGTAATAATAATTTAGCCGATTAA